The nucleotide sequence GCGATTTTTACCGTTTTACTTACCTCATATACATTGATGGCACAGACTAAAGTTGGTGGTGTTGTCTATGACACAGATGGTGTAACGGTTCCCTTTGCAAATGTGGTCTTTCCTGGGACTTATGAAGGTACGATCACCAATGATGACGGTCGATTCTATCTGCAGTCAGACGAGTCCTATAACCAGATCGAGATTTCCTTTGTAGGCTACAAAACCAAAACTATAGATCTGGAGAGTAGTGTTAAACTAGATTTTAATATCACACTGGAAAGTGATGAAGCGCAACTTAATGCAGTCGTCGTTTACTCTGGCAAGACTTCAAAGAAAAACAATCCAGCACTGGACATCCTGCGAAAGATCTGGGAAAATAGGCGTAAGAATGGGTTAAGCCAATTCAAACAGTACCAGTATGAGAAATATGAAAAGCTGGAGTTTGACTTGAACACCATCGACAGCGCCATGATCAATTCCAATCTTTTTAAAGGAATGGAGTTTGTCTTTGATTATGCAGACACTAGTGCTGTAAGTGGTAAAACCTATCTACCCATTTTCATCAATGAATCCCTTTCTACAGTATATGGAGACAATTTACTGAATAAAGAAAAGGAGAATGTAAAGGCCAATAAGAACTCTGGATTTTCCAATAACCAGACTTTAATTGCGCTGGTAAAAGATCTTTATACAGATATTGATATCTATGATCGACACCTTAAATTTTTTGATAAAAGTTTTGTGAGTCCCATAGGTCGGGCTGGAATTGATACCTATAATTATGTACTGCGTGATACGGCAGATGTAGATGGTGTGCGTGCCTTTAATATCGTATATTATCCACGTCGCAAGGGCGAGCTTACCTTTAAAGGAGATTTCTGGGTAGCCGACTCCACTTTTGCCATAAAAGAGATTAATCTGCAGGCCACTAAAAGTGCCAACGTCAACTGGGTAAAAGATATTTATATCGAACAGGAATATGATGTTCTTGGCGACAGTTTGTTTTTGATCACACGCGATTATTTTCAAAGCGATTTTTCTTTTAGAAAAAAGGAAGAAGCCAAAGGTGTGTACGGAAAACGCACGACACTATTCGATAAATATCAATTTGATATCGCTAAAAAAGAAGATTTCTACCGTCGTCGCGTCAATGATTACGACCCAGAAACCTATAACCGCAGTGAAGCATACTGGGATGAAAACCGTTTGGAAAAACTGAACAAGGATGAAAAGCAAATCTACACCATGCTGGACACCTTGCGCCAAAACAAAAAGTTCAATCGACTTTACAACATTGGTACTATACTCGCTTCTGGTTACTATGAAGTGGACAATTTTGACATAGGTCCAGTCTTTTCAATTTTTGGATTTAATGATGTGGAGGGTTTACGATTACGCGGTGGTGGACGCACCTATTTTACGGCAAATGATCCATGGCGATTAGAAGGATATCTTGCCTATGGTTTTAGAGATGACCAGGTCAAGTATGGAATTTCTGGAAAATACCTACTGGATAAACGCAGTCGCCTTACCGTACAAGCAGGAAACCGTAGAGACATTGAACAGCTTGCCGCAAGCTTAACCAATACCAATGACGTACTAGGTCGTAGTCTCGCATCTAGTGCATTGATCAGTACAGGAAATAACGGCAGGTTGTCTTCTATCAACCTATCTACGGTAAGCTTGAGTTTTGAGCCATTGTATAACTTGGAGTTTCGTTTAGGTGGAAGCTATAGAACCATCAAAACCGCAAACCCAGATTTCTTTAGTCTCGATTATCTGGATGATAACGGTATGATCAATGGACAGGTCAATCAAAGTGATATTGGACTTTCCATGACTTACACACCAGGCCGCAAGACCTCCAACTATGGCGTGGATAGAACCATTATCAACTCGTTTCAGTACCCTATTCTATATGCCAATTACACTAGAGGTCTGGAAGGTGTTCTCAATAGTTACTTCAATTATGACAAAATGCAATTCTATTATGAACATCCTTTACAGATAGGTGGTTTTGGTAGATTGCGAGCGCGTGTCGAGGCTGGAAAAACTTTTGGAACCGTTCCATTAGCATTACTGAATGTAGTTCCAGGTAACCAGACGCTCTTCAATATCTCTGGAGCATTTAACACCATGAATTTTTACGAATTTGTAACTGATGAGTACGTGACCCTACACCTGGACCACAACTTCAATGGACGCATTTTCTCTCGTATTCCTGGGTTGCAGCAACTCGACCTGCGCGAGTTGGTAGGATTCAAAGCCGTTTATGGTACCATAAGCGATGATAATATCGCCATCAACCGCAGCAGTATCGATTATCGAGCACCAGAAGATATCTACTACGAGTATAGTTTTGGGATAGGTAACATCTTCCGCATCTTAAGGATTGACGCAAGTTTTAGAGGCAACTATCGCGAGCTTCCAGATGCACGCACCTTTGCCATTACAGGCAGCTTCGGGTTTAGTTTCTAGGTTCCTGTTTTGTACACATGTTTTTTTTGAGTTCGCTTTCGCGAAAGCGAACTGCATTAAAATCCACAGCTTTTTCTATTTAAACATGTTAGGTTCATCAAAATCTTGCTGGTTTATCTTGTGGTAGCCAAAACCTCTTCTTTTTACTCCTGAATTATCACAATCCTATTTTTTTATGGTTGGAAGCATCGTTTTCTTAGATATTGACAGTTCATATTATCGTTAACAGAATTTTATTACATTAGCGACAATTAAAAAACAATCAATTAACACATGGAAGAATTAGTTATTTATGCGCCACTCGCTCTGGCCGCATTAGGATTTGTATTTATGCTGACCAAGAAGTCCTGGGTCATGAAACAAGATGCCGGCGACGGCAAGATGAAAGAGATTTCTGATCATATTTATGAGGGCGCGCTGGCATTCTTAAAAGCAGAATATAAACTGCTATCCATATTTGTTGTCGTTGTAGCCATACTACTGGCGGTAGTATCCTTTGTAGTGCCTACCACACACTGGATGATTTTTGTGGCCTTTATTTTTGGAGCCTTGTTTTCTGCCTATGCAGGAAACATAGGGATGAAAATTGCTACCAAAACCAATGTTAGAACCACACAAGCAGCTAAAACCAGTTTGCCTAAGGCATTGAAAATCTCTTTTGGCGGTGGTACAGTGATGGGATTAGGTGTCGCAGTTCTTGCGGTTCTAGGATTAACGGCATTCTTTATCATCTTTTTTCACGTATTCATGAATGGTGAATGGGCTCCAGCAGAATTTGGCGGAGTCATGAAAACACCTGGCGAGTTAATGACTATCGTTCTTGAAACTCTTGCCGGTTTCTCACTAGGTGCAGAAAGTATTGCACTTTTTGCCAGAGTTGGCGGTGGTATCTACACTAAAGCAGCCGACGTAGGCGCTGACCTTGTAGGTAAGGTAGAAGCTGGAATCCCAGAAGATGATCCTCGCAACCCTGCC is from Nonlabens sp. YIK11 and encodes:
- a CDS encoding DUF5686 and carboxypeptidase-like regulatory domain-containing protein; the encoded protein is MTDNYYLINLKSFLAIFTVLLTSYTLMAQTKVGGVVYDTDGVTVPFANVVFPGTYEGTITNDDGRFYLQSDESYNQIEISFVGYKTKTIDLESSVKLDFNITLESDEAQLNAVVVYSGKTSKKNNPALDILRKIWENRRKNGLSQFKQYQYEKYEKLEFDLNTIDSAMINSNLFKGMEFVFDYADTSAVSGKTYLPIFINESLSTVYGDNLLNKEKENVKANKNSGFSNNQTLIALVKDLYTDIDIYDRHLKFFDKSFVSPIGRAGIDTYNYVLRDTADVDGVRAFNIVYYPRRKGELTFKGDFWVADSTFAIKEINLQATKSANVNWVKDIYIEQEYDVLGDSLFLITRDYFQSDFSFRKKEEAKGVYGKRTTLFDKYQFDIAKKEDFYRRRVNDYDPETYNRSEAYWDENRLEKLNKDEKQIYTMLDTLRQNKKFNRLYNIGTILASGYYEVDNFDIGPVFSIFGFNDVEGLRLRGGGRTYFTANDPWRLEGYLAYGFRDDQVKYGISGKYLLDKRSRLTVQAGNRRDIEQLAASLTNTNDVLGRSLASSALISTGNNGRLSSINLSTVSLSFEPLYNLEFRLGGSYRTIKTANPDFFSLDYLDDNGMINGQVNQSDIGLSMTYTPGRKTSNYGVDRTIINSFQYPILYANYTRGLEGVLNSYFNYDKMQFYYEHPLQIGGFGRLRARVEAGKTFGTVPLALLNVVPGNQTLFNISGAFNTMNFYEFVTDEYVTLHLDHNFNGRIFSRIPGLQQLDLRELVGFKAVYGTISDDNIAINRSSIDYRAPEDIYYEYSFGIGNIFRILRIDASFRGNYRELPDARTFAITGSFGFSF